The genomic interval GAGGAAAACGTGGTGAAGATGTGCAGTGGAAAAGTTGACTTGGACTGTAAGAGGAAAAGTTGGATACGAAAGGAGAAGAGGGTGAGGAGCAGCCCATTAACTCAGTACTATTATAGCCATCAGAGGAGAGTGCCATTGgtagtgtggaataaggagCTATTACTTTCCATgtaaactttaattttataatgtgaacccaatttaattttattatagagTCAATATTCCGTATCTAACATATTAAGATTTGATCATACATAGCTAGAAATAACAAATTAGTAAACCATGAATTATTCCATCCAGTTTCAACTAAAATATTGTTCCAACTTATAGCAAAGATTGAGTTAATGGGGCCGACGCTTCTCTAATTATCTCAAGTCATGTCAAACAAgagattatttctttttttagttcAGAGCTAAAAAGCAAATTATGGTGGGATCGAGAGTGCCGCCGCGGGGGGCGTTTTGAAGGAATTAAAGCGGCAAACTGAGTGATTACAAAATGATATGGGGTTAGTTTAGACAGTGATATGAGATacgatgattttagataaattaaataaaatgttattaaaatattattttttaatattaatattattttaaaattttaaaaaatttaaatatttattatattttacgtaaaaatttaaaaaaattataataatgagatcgTTTTCCAGTCCGAAAGCCTAAGTCATCAGTGACGCGTGCCAGCCAGTGAGTCGCACGTAATGATGTGTACAAAGTCAGTCCACAAAggctaaattattaattataaagcAATCATCATTATCCTTTaatgatgatatattaataCCCATCATTATAACCTGTTGTACGTGCCACGTGGGTGGTATGGTtgccataaaaataattagccTCAAAAGGgttccaaattaattaattaaatactgtttttgtaattcttataaaataatatgtagtCAGTCAATCGATCATGCATTCAGTTTCCATCATttgcaaacaaattaaattatatattcagctaatttaatttatttttttatttttttaaaaagtagattACAGATGCATGCAgtttgtaataataattttcctGATTTTGGGAACATCTTTGCCGTTGAAGCTTCCCGACACTACTAAAAAATTCACAAGACAATTGCACACGTCATGACTACAGTCATATAATTCGGCGCTGGACAATTATCGATCACTCTTTATGCCATTAGCTTTTTGGGAGAGATCTGATTTGCAATAAAGATGGGAGCCATggaaatggatatatatatatatagactcaAAAAGGTCATGCAAAAATGCCAAATGAAGATGATCAGTACCTCTGTCATTTGGCTCCCATGCATAGTCATCATAGTACTCCCACCAGCAATTTAAGATTGCTTCTCATCCAAATGAATGGATAATGCCTTAATCTCTTTATCGGATATCTAAGATCTTTAGGTCAtttgatcatcttcttcttgcaCCACCTACTTCCAaataaaacccacttttgaGATCATCATGTGTTTTCTACACCAATCACATTGCAACCAATCTTATCAAGCACAGTTTTATGTTACCCTTAATAGTCAAAGCCTTAATATTTTAAGGGAAAATCATAGCTAAATGCTCATTATCCTATCGCTTTTGATGATTTTGCCCACTTCGAGTACTTTTTTATCCAGGGGAAGAGTTTGTCATGACATCAAATTCGATCGGTATATACCTATATATGTGTGTGATTTTccattaaaatttgaatatatatatataaacgttaTCGTCGTCATTAATATCAACGTGAATTTCGTTGTACATGCACAGTATCTCGAGACTAGAAAACGAAAGGTGTGAAATGTATGTATACTGTGgcgctgcatatatatataatatgttaatgcTTTAATTTGCATAACAGGCCTGAATGGAGGAAAGAATCATCTTCGACTCACGATGGTGATTCAGGTGTTAATACGGTGTCTTTCgagttcataaataaaataaatagtaaataaacaaatataaataaataaatagagacaCAAAGATTTACGTAGTTCAGCATAAAAGTCTACATCTACGAGTTATTTGAGGGCAAAATTCATTATGattggtgattttacaatctctcatgatcTCACATGTCGCTCAATATAGTGGAGGAATTTAGTCTAGGCATAGAGAAATCGTCCCGAGCCTGTCGAGAGTCCGTTCTTCATTTATAGAGATAATATCCTCCTTTTATAAagatctgttttcttttttagagtGATAGAGTCTAACTTATCTTGtgaaagcttttctttttaggagtttgaaccaacttcttttaatttattttttctttattttatctctttcctattttatctcttgattttatctCTTCCCTAGTGATAGGTTTTCAAAGTGCTGCACCAGTCAATTTAGACTCTAACAGTATATATATTGAAAGGAAGCCGGAATCAATTATCACCACCATATACACCATTCCCCCATATTTTCGGGCTtcgtctttctttctttctttccaagattcttgaaaaaaacccaaaaacccaaaaaaaggACGCATTACACTTTCCATTTATGGAAAATCAACAACAGCAGCAGCGCCAGCTTCAGCCTGCCATCATGAAATCAAGGTTCAGACGTGTCTGTGTTTTCTGTGGGAGCAGCCCCGGCAAGAGCCCTAACTACCAGATTGCTGCTATCCAACTCGGCCAACAACTGGTGCCCCCAATATATaacctctccttttttttcttgctgTGAAACCTGTTTTTAACGCAGAACATGGGGCATGATTTCTCTTTACCATGTTTGCACAGAAACAGGATATATGCAAGTTCTATCCGCTTCTTACAGAAACATTGTATGCGatgtttttcatgaaaaatgatagatttcAGATACCAAGAAGCACTCTTAGTGCCCGACGTATATGCTTTTTTGACGTCTTTTTGTCTTATTTAACCAAAATACGTTCCAAACTCTAGTAATAACTGTGTTAGCAGTATGACTGTACGAGGACGAAAACGTGGCAGAGTAAAACAGAGATCATATACAGTGTCCTCTGTTTTGGTATCCCctgttttgttttctcttgcCTTCCTTGGATGAATACTAgtgggaaaagaagaagaagaagaagataacaaaacataagaaatataaaaatatttaattgaatAATATGCATTTGgttcattattatataaatcaaGCACTTCGGTTATTAACCCTAAGAAAACATTACAGGTGGAGAGGAACATTGACTTGGTCTATGGAGGAGGGAGCATTGGCTTGATGGGTCTGGTCTCCCAAGCTGTGCATGATGGAGGTCGCCATGTCTTGGGGtaccttctctctctcactctttctgATCTCTCTGGGTTTTAACGTTTCTTTCTTCCTTGCAGAGTAATTCCcacaattctcatgccaagaGAGGTACGTGATGATCAATTAATATTTcagtaaatatttcataatttggATAGTTggaatatgaaaaagaaagatggcTGTGGTGGTGTACGATTTCAGATAACAGGAGAGACTGTGGGAGAACTACGAGCAGTGTCAGGCATGCACCAACGCAAGGCTGAAATGGCTCGTCAAGCCGATGCTTTCATTGCCTTGCCAGGttctatctttttctcttttaaattcTATATGTACCGACTGTCTTATTATCagagtaaaatgagaaaaaatattattttaaaaaagatataattttaatttaaaattatttttaaatataattatatgaatttgCATGGAAATGAAGATTGTATATAAACtaattctcatatatatatatatatatatatatattatcctcCATCTGTTTATTCCTTTATTTATTCCCGCACTTGTCCTTTTAAATGCACAATAATATCGTCTAGTGGacgataaaataattattatttttctttacagtTTCTTCTAGATATGACAATCATTCAAGACCGTCTtagtttgtgtttgtgtttgtgaaatatgaaattattagatattctGATCGAACGGTTTACGTAATATTTCTATCTTTTTAAATGATCTCATATCATTAAAAGTATTTatctaaatattaatttttaagaatGAGAATATCACGTGTCTGtaatttaacaaaattacaTGCTGCAGGTGGGTATGGCACCTTGGAAGAACTATTGGAAGTCATCACTTGGGCTCAACTGGGAATCCATGATAAACCGGTaacatttcatttttctgtGTCTTTGTTCAATCAAGTTTTCGAGCGATGTTATTCATTGGCCTTTACATCACACACTATCTATatgtcataatttgatttgtaaaatttaaaatttaaaatttattttttaaatcaaattataccatatgTACTGTATGTAATGTTGAGGTCTATGAATGGAATTATTCACTTCTCAAAGTTTGGGTCATTGGGTATTTGGCGAAATCAAGtatctctttattatttttatgtgtttgtattcgatttttttggataaaaattGTGATTGGTGGCAGGTGGGCTTGTTAAACGTGGATGGATACTACAACTCACTCCTCTCATTCCTAGACAAAGCAGTCGACGAAGGATTCATAACTCCCACTGCCCGAAACATTATCGTCTCTGCTCAAACTGCCCAAGAACTCATGCACAAGCTTGAGGCATCTTTTGTTGTTacaaatgaaattgaaataaatgttaaaagttgaatataatattattttaatattatttgaaatttaaaatttaaaaaaattgaattatttattttattttatgtaaaaatttaaaaaaattgtaatgattagatgaaataaaataagaaagttgtaatgattttactattttggataataaataattttatgttattggtGCACAAATTTTGGACAATAAATATTCCGTATTATATAGGAACCAACTAGTATTAATGTTTGTATCTAGAGTAATGCTACAGAGTAATCATTGTGCACACACTATGTGATTGCACGTCCGATcaagaaatcttttttttttttcctctctctctctcttctctggcTCGATTCTCCTCACGCCTGATTCTCCTTCAGCCCAGTCGGGAATCGTCGTGTGCTGCCCAgtctcaccaccaccaccaccactggcGACTCCCCCTCACATTGGCGACCAAGCCAGTTGCCACCGATCTCCCTCACGCGTAGCTCTCTCTCCCCTGTGGTAATCCAACCGAAAATAGGTGAAATCTATTTCTCTTCACTTGTGCCACCGTACGCGGTTACCCAGGCCAttgcacctccaccacctcacactgGTGACCACTTCTCGTAGACCCAGCCATCATgaacctccctctccctctctgtcgCATCCACGCAAACGACCCATAAAATGGATTTCATATGAGCTTGGGCTCAGAGACATCGACGGCCCTATTGTCGCTGTGCGTCGGTTCTAGTTTTACCGAACATCTCTCCTGACCACCGCGACTCCTCTCTGAGCTCCTCAGAGCCAGAcaagccctccacctctctctctcgctctccgtctctcatttatcatctctctctcaatccGATTTAAACGATGTGTGAAagatatgttttaaatgatgccatatAGAATGTACAAAATGACTTCTCCCAAACAAAAGCTGCTCCCAATATTAGttcttgtatctatttcttttcTGAATTAAACGATCTGATTGGAACGTTTAAAGATCTCAGTTAATGCAGCAAAATGAACTGATTTGAGCCGTCCATTCATTCCATCTCCAAGTACTGAACATCTGGCGTGACCCcctattcttcttttttgggaGGGGTGAATCCATGATcttcattttgaaatttgtgcCATCTAGTCACAGGCCATGGCGGCGTGACCCCCTATTCTAAGTTGGGAGATAGAGCAACAACTGGACTGGGCAACAAAGTCAGGGTCGAATTTTTCTTTGACCTGACCTTAGACCTTCACGATTATTGTCCATAGATTTTAACATATTTCTCTATCATCATGTGGATGCCACCACAGTTGGCGTTACAATGATTTTTAtgtcaaaagttcaaaaaccaGTGTGATTTTTAAGCCAGCTTTAGCATGTCGGTATACATCCCTCTTTTCCATGATTTGATGGGCTGTTGGAAGTAGCTTTCACCCAAAAGAGAGTTGTGTGAATGGAAAGTGACTCAATTCTTATAATGtgagtatttttataatgttCAAGAAAAAACAATCTGAGATTCagttctcatatatatattcctaTGTAAATCAAgacctaaataaaaataaatagttgtaAAAGAGGAATAATAGTCCCAAATAATGCTGATATGCTTCCTTAATTTACTCTCATTTTAaccgtttatatatttaatttttttttcttaataattaagaaaataattattaatatatttatatatattttttaattttttaatatatttataataaaaataaaaaataaaaaaataatttatactaaaCAGCACAATAAACAAGCGCTGCAGTCGGCATAATACCACCGCTCTAGCAGTCCCTCCTTGACCAATTAttctgaaacaaaaataataattatattggtGAGGTGGCTAAGGAAATTTCTGCATGCAGAATATAGGTAAAGAGATAATAAGAATTTGTCATCTGAGTCACTGTAGCAGTAGtaacattttgttttattcgGTCCATTTAAATTGGATGAGTCTTTAATACTACTCGAGATATTTATATAAACGACaattaaatattataggatCGGTTTCGAATTCAGATAACTTGGGAAATTTGATCCCACAACTTTCCTCGACCCTACCACAAACTCGGAGGACCGGGGAGAAAGTGACACGTGTGCATGGAGGTAGGGGAAAAGTAATGGTGGAGTCTGAGAGAGCAGGTGGGCCTTGCTTTTTATGTGTAGGTGTTACTCAGCAATTGAAAGTTGTACATAAGGGTGGCTGGGACACTACTGAATTTGGCATTTGCAGCTTGGAAGGTTTGACTTTATTATTCTCTGTCGGGATAAGCATTAACTCGATGATGTCCTTTGAGGTCATTTGTCCTTAAAACTCCTGTCGGCTGTcaattttaattctatttagGTATTATAAGCATAATGCCGTGCAACTGTAGGAAGGCCTATGTTCGAGTCCTGTCCACAAAagaaatttgattatttggaATCATTGCTTGCAAGACTTATGACCCATTTTCGTACGATGGAAAACATTAAGAATGGAAATGAGAGAATGAATTGGATACGTTTAGACGGTGAGAAGAGATAAGGTAGTTTtggataaaaattataaattaaataaaatattattataatattatttttttgatattattattattttaaaatttgaaaaagttaaattatttattatattttttataaaaatttaaaaaaattataatgatagaaagaaataaaaactttaatgtctctgtttttcttttggttacGGAAAAAATAGGAGAGAGGAAAGGAGGGTGATAATATTTTggtcttttttaatctttaattctcttaaattaaaaagaaaaattgaagagtGGCTTGAtctacttttttgttttttttttgaaatagacttcattttattttataaatcgaAGTTACATCTGTGATTTATCAATACAGGATAAACTCGAACTATAAGTCAAATTACGTCCATCTGCTCAGGGACACCCCCGCACATAAATTCATTTATGGCGGATattatcttaacttctataaaactctctcctaacagAGAGAGCGCTCtttaaaaacagaattaaaCGACCATTCTTCCAAAGAAAAGAAGCACTAGTCCCCTCCATCCTTCCAGACAGGAGGAATACAGGACTCTGCTACTATAGACATTAAGTCCaaaatagcctatttcttttttattaaaaactaaaaactgaaaattacacatgaaaaacacaataaaaaataccaaaacacaaaaaaaaagtgggtccGCCGCCCCCCTtctactttcctttttttttttttcttttctttttttgctacTGCCTTCTtctactttcttcttcttcttctgcgaTTTACATTGCCTATCGCCCCCCTCCGCCGCTCTCTCCCAAGGCCATCTCCCTCTCTGCTACCACTACCCTCCACGAGCACCGGCGTGAGCCCAGAACAGCGCGTCCACTGCAAGCATCGGCATCCCAAGCCTAGACAGCACGAGCACCCAGCTTGCACGAACACCAGCCTCCACTGTGCAGAAGACCTCCTATGCACAAACTCCGCCGCACGACCAACCGGCCATAGCATTGCCAGCCCCTCTCGACCAACTCCTGCCCCAGCTGCGGCCGTTCCAGGTGACTCAACACCACACACGGGtccgaaagaaaaaattagagatgAGGTTTCGGATCTATGagtatattaaaaaacacaGAACTTAGAAATGAGAAACAAAACCTATGCAAAAAAGGGATCACCCGAAAGAGCACCCCTTAATAGAGCTAAAATGAACAcaccaaaataaaacaaaactaacaGATTGAACATATAGACAAGAGGGAGGTGAGAGGGAGGAGCCAAAGCACCCTCTCCGTCAAAGCTAGAACCAGATTTGGAAGAGTTTTGTAGAGAGAATATGgagtttctctctctagaacCGACTCAACACCATCGCCCGAGTGGCTTGACCTACTATGATTTCCTAGTGGTTCCTCAAATTGTTATTCGAACTTAGGATCTCATACTCTcatacaagagaaaaataaactcataaaataaaccTTACAACATTTAAGATttgtttgttttcgcatatgagatgagttgagataaaagttaaaagttaaataaaatatttttcgaatatatttttttaatattatttttattttaagatttgaaaaaattaaattgtttattttattttatatgaaaatttaataaagttgtaataattagatgatatgaaatgaaaaattttatgaaagtgaACAAGCCATTATTGTTGACCCTGTAAACTTTTGGACAACATTAGATACTTAATAATTGctatagaaaaattatagttatagtCGTGAGTATACAAGTGCTACACAatcaccttaaaaaaaataaataaatatgagatccacatgaaaaaaaaaattatttttttaatagtaaactctactTTTTATTAGTACAACTGCACATCACTTGCAcagtctataactatatataacattactctactTGATAAATGTTATATTATCTACTTCATATGTCTATCTTTCTTTTGCATAAGGCTTAAGTTATTGAACAAAAATTTGAAGACAACTTTACACGTCCAGATTTTATCCTCAATGAAAGACAGTaacatactaatattattgtttCTTGCATCGTCAGATTTGCTGCTCTGCAATTTTCTTATGGAAGATGGAACatagaaacaataaaaaataaaaacaaaagaagacaaAATTACACCAAGAGATTGATACACAATCACTGCAAAAGAGAAACATATCTGACGCTTACTAAAACAATTGAATAGGAAAGCTCATCAGATTGAGCCAAAAATCACATCTCACCCATGTAAAGCA from Juglans microcarpa x Juglans regia isolate MS1-56 chromosome 4S, Jm3101_v1.0, whole genome shotgun sequence carries:
- the LOC121263130 gene encoding cytokinin riboside 5'-monophosphate phosphoribohydrolase LOG3-like; translation: MENQQQQQRQLQPAIMKSRFRRVCVFCGSSPGKSPNYQIAAIQLGQQLVERNIDLVYGGGSIGLMGLVSQAVHDGGRHVLGVIPTILMPREITGETVGELRAVSGMHQRKAEMARQADAFIALPGGYGTLEELLEVITWAQLGIHDKPVGLLNVDGYYNSLLSFLDKAVDEGFITPTARNIIVSAQTAQELMHKLEASFVVTNEIEINVKS